In the genome of Halosolutus amylolyticus, the window TCGTTCGGCTCGATCCCCGCGTCGGCGGCGGGGGAGTCGGGTGCGACGCCGCCGACTGCGGCACCGGGTGCGACGGCGATCGACCCGGCGATCGGACCGAACAGCAGTGCGAACGCGACGAGCGTGATCGCGAAGTTGTTCGTGACGCCGGCGGCGAACATCCGCGTCTGGCCGCCGCGGGAGGCCGACTTGCTGCTCTCCTCGTCGGGTTCGACGAACGCGCCGACCGGGAGGATCGCGAGCATCGCGACACCCATCGACTCGATGTCGATGTCCTCGACGCGACAGAGCAGGCCGTGGCCGCCCTCGTGAACCACCAGGCCGACGAGCAGGCCGACGACGATGCCGGGGGTCGCAGACAGCGGCAGGAAGTCGTTGACCCCGGGGATGACGAGGACGTTCCGGGGTTGCTGGACGGTCGAGGAGACCTGTGGCGAGGTGAGCGCGGTCACCGCGGCCGAGAGGAGGAAGACGAACATGGCCACCATCACCACGAGCGCGATGCCGATGCCAAGGTTCGCCCACGCGCGCCAGAACCGCTTCGGCCGCGCGAGCCTGGTGAGAAACGCCCGGCCGCGTTTCGTGTGGATCGTCAGGATCGGGCCCTGCGTCGCGACGAATCCGGGCAGGAGATCCATCTGCCGGAGCAAAACGATGCCGAACCAGTAGATGGCGAGCCCGATGGCGGCCCACGCGAGGAGTTCCGAACCGAAGAGTTCGGGTGGCGAAACGAAGAGGGGGACGGCGTGTTCCATCGACTGTAATTCCGGGAGGCGTTCTCAAATGGCTTTTGTCTAGCCGTCCAGCGCGAGTCCGCCGCGTGGCCGGTCGGGCGCGCCGCCGGCCTACCGCTCGCGTCGGAGCCGATCGACGACGAACTCCCGATCGACCTTCGCGAGGAAGGGACCGAGTTTCGGGCCCTGGTCCTCGTCGAAGAAGAGCCGGTAGCCGGCCGCAAAGAAGTCACCGACCGGGACATCGTGGCGTTTCGCGGTCTCGTAGATTTCGCCCTGGAGGGCGTCCGGGTCCACGTCCTCGCCCGCCGCGACGAAGTCGGCGAGTTCGTCGAGCGCGTCCGCCGTGGCGGCGTCGAAGTCGTGGTCGGGGATCTCGGTGCGCTTGAGTTCGTAGTCGAACTCGTTTTCGGTCCGCCGCGCCCAGTTACGGGCCTTCTCGACCCGCGCCAGGGCGTCCTCGACTGCCCACTCGGGGTCGTCCTCGGAAATGTGCCCCTCCCGGCGGGCGATCTCCTCGCGCAGGTCGGGGTCGTCGGTCATTCCCAGCACCGCGGCGAAGGTGTAGGGAAGCCGAACCCGGTCCTCGCGGGGATCTTCGACGACGAACGGGTAGACCCGATCGGCGAAGGCCCGTTCGTCCTCGTCGGCCTCGACCTCGCCGAAGTAGACGGCCTCGAGCCGATCGAACTCGTCGACCAGCTGGTCGAGGCGTTCGATGCTGAAGTCCCGCGCCTTCGCGGGGTCCTTCGCGAAGAAGTAGCGCAGGACCTCGGGTTCGAGCAGTTCGAGCACGTCCGAGACGAGGATGACGTTCCCCGCAGAGGAGGAGAATGGTTCGCCGTCGAGGGTGAACCACTCGTAGACCATCGGCACGGGCGGTTCGATCCCGAGGACGTTGCGCGCGACGTCCTGGCCGCTCGGCCAGGAGCCTTCGGCGTGGTCCTTTCCGAACGGTTCGAAGTCGACGCCGAGCACCTGCCACTGGGCGGGCCACTCGAAGCGCCAGGGGAGTTTGCCCTCGCGCAGCGTGGCCGTGCCCTCGTGGCCACAGCCCTCGATCGTGCGATCGCCGGCGTCCATGTCCGTACAGCGGTAGTCGACGGTGCCAGCGTCACCCGCATCTACATCGACGCTCGTCACCGTCTCGGTAATCTTCCCGCACTCCTCGCAGATCGGGTTGAACGGGACGTAGTCCGCGTCGACCTTGTCCTGGTACTCGGCGAGCACCTCGCGGGCGCGATCCCGGTGCTCGAGGACGTAGCGGGTGACGTCCTCGAGTTCGCCGCGCTCGTACAGGTCCGTGTCCGAGAGCAGGTCGATCGGAACGTCGAGCGCGTCGGCGCTGTCCTGGATAATAGTCGAGAAGTGGTCGCCGTAGGAGTCACAGCAGCCGAACGGGTCCGGAACGTCCGTGTAGGGCACGCCGAGGTTGCGCCCGAGCGCGCCCGCGTCGACCTCCCCCAGATCGACGAGGTTCCCGTCGAGGTCACAGAGCGTGCGCGGAAGCTTGCGGAGCGGATCGCGATCGTCGGCGGTGAACACCTGCCGGACCTCGTGGCCGCGTTCGCGAAGGACCTCGGCGACGTAGTAGCCGCGCATGATCTCGTTGACGTTGCCGAGGTGGGGCACGCCGGAGGGCGAGATGCCGCCCTTGATGACGATCGGTTCCTCCGGGTCCCGACTCGTGGGTCGTTCCTCCCCGCTCGTCCCGTCCGTGGCCTCCCGCTGGTCGGCCACGCGCGCTTCCACGCGATCCGCGACCGCATCGGCCCAGAAGGCGTGGCGCACGTCGTCGCCGTCCTCGCGCTGGAGGGTGTACGGACTCTCCGCGTCCGGGGTCGGCTCGGGTTCCGTGGCGGTGTCGTCCTGGTCGCTACTCATGGTCGTCCTGGGCCCAGTAGGTCGGCTCCTCGCCCCCACCGTCCGGAATGACGTCCGTTCCCTCGTGGTCGCCGTGGCGGACGGCACGCGCGATCCGATCGGGATCGGTGCCGTCGAGGACGATCGTCCGCATTCCCGATCGTTCGATGATCTTGGCCGCGAGCAGGTCGACCGGGGCGGAGGCCCCGGCGTTCATCTCGAGGCCGGCGATCACGTCGACGAGGTCCGCGGCGGAGAGTTCGTCGTACTTCGTCGCGTCCGCGTCTTCGTTCGGGTCCGCGCTGTAGACGCCGGGTACGCTGGTCGCGTAGACGAGGAGGTCGGCGTCGACGTATTCGGCGAGCGCGGCACCGACGGCGTCGGTCGTCTGGGCAGGCGCCACCCCGCCCATGACCGACACGTGCCCCTGTCGGAGCGCGTCGCCCGCGTCCTCGTAGTCCCGTGCTGGCGCGCTGACGACGTCCTCGCCGAGCGCGGCAATGAGCAGGCGCGCGTTGAGCCGGGTGACGTCGATCCCCAGCTGATCGAGTTCGATCTCGTTTGCCCCCAGGTCGCGGGCGGCGCTGATGTACTCGCGGGCGACGCCGCCGCCCCCCACGACGGCACCGACGCGACAGCCGTCCGCGACGAGGTCTTCGACGACGGCGGCGTGTTCGGCGACCCGATCCGCTCCGGGTTCGGGCACGAGCACGCTTCCGCCGATAGAGACGACCACTTTCATGCTACAGCGGTGTAGCGGGGAGCCAATCTTAAGGGTTGCCAACTGCAGAGACACCGGGACCCGATCGCTCGGCAGTGAGTGACAGCCACGAGGGGCGAGGCGGTCGCCGCCCCGTCACTGCGTTATCCCTCGAGTGGGAGGACGAGCGCCTCGCCGTCCCGATCGAACGTCGTCCCGAACTCGGCGGAGCGATCGCGCATCACCTCGCGGGACCACGCAGCCGCCTCGGAACTCGCCTCGTGGACCGCACAGCCCTCGATCTCGGTCGGGTGAAGCCGCAGTTCCGTCGGCGTGCCCGCCTCTGTCACCGCGAGTTCGAACAGGAACCCGCGATCGTTGCGCAACTCGGCGTCGACCGCGTAATCGTCGACGAAGTCGCCCGCGTCGTAGACGATCGGTGCGCCCTCGTGGACCTCGATCCCCTGGAAGACGTGGGCGCTGTGGCCGTGGATCAGGTCGACGCCCTCCTCGACCAGCCAGCGACCGAACTCGCCAAAGGTGTCGGGCGGTTCCGTCACCATGTTCGGACCCCAGTGGAGAGAGGCGACCAGCAGGTCCGTGTCCGACTCGCGGGACCGATCGAGCGCCTCCCGGACCCGGCGGCGCGTCTTCCCGTCGTCGACGGTCACGTCGATCCAGGCGGTCCCCGGCGACTCCTCGTCGGCCGCGTACTCCGGGGTGTTGTCGGTGAACGAGACCACGGCGACGTCGAGGTCGGCGATCGAGACGGCCGCCGGGTCGAGCGCCTCGTCGATCGTCTCCCCCGCGCCGGCGTGGGCGATGCCCGCCTCGTCGAGGTGGTCGATCGTGTCCCGGAGCGCCGCCTCCTCGTAGTCGAGCACGTGGTTGTTCGCGAGCGCACAGACGTCGACGCCGGCGCGTTCGAGCGCCGGGACGGCCCAGTCGGGGTCCGCGCGGAAGTGAAACGGCCGGTGGGTACGTCGCCACTGCTGGCCGCGGGTCGAGAGCACGCACTCGAGGTTGATCACCAGCCCGTCGAGCGCGCGTAGCCGATCGAGGACGTCTCCCCACACCGCGTCGACGGCGCGCCGGCGCTGGCGATCGTCGACGAGCCGGCCGAGCATCACGTCGCCGGTGAAGCCGATCCGGGGTGTCATACGGGCACGTACGTGAGCCGGGGAAAAAGATGTGACAGGGGGGAGCCGGTGGCTCGATCGGACTCCGGACGGTCGAACCCGTCAGGGGGTTTCGCGGTGTTCCCGTCCGCATACGACGTGGATCCGTGCCCGATCACGTGGCGACGCGGCCAGGAACGAGCGACGGAGCGGGCGATCCGAGCACGCGCCGACAGCTACAAAGTGTGACAACGCCGTCTAGTCGTACATGCACGTACTCGGCTGTCTGAACCGGGGGGCCGGCGAGGAGCGACGGGAGCAGGTCGTCGATCGGGTCGTCGATCGGCTCGCCCGCGAGGGGCGGGTCGGTGTCGTCCGGTACGACGCGACGATCGCCGATGGCGCACACGAGGCGCTCACGGTCGGTGGCGACGTCACCTACGGACTCGGCGCCGACGGCGACTGGACCGCCTCGGGAACGGGGATGACCGTCGGCGACGCCATCGACGCGCTGGCACCGGACTGCGACTACGCCGTCGTCACGGGCGTCCCGGACCTCCAGTACCCCGTGATCGCCGTCGGCGGCGACGCAGACGATCGGGACGACGTGCTCGCGACGGTCGATCGGGCCGGCGAACTCGACGAGGACGCGCTCGTGACCGCGCTCGAGGAGCGAGACCCCCACGAGACGCTCGATTCGCTCGTCGCCCGCGTCAAACGCGCCCCGGAGGCCGAACTATCGGGCGCGATCGCGACCTTCACCGGCCGGGTGCGCGCGAAAGACGACCCGGACGACGCGCGCACGGAGTTTCTCGAGTTCGAGAAGTACGACGGTGTCGCCGACGGGCGAATGGCCACGATCGAGGCGGAACTCGAAGCCCGCGACGGAGTACTCGCGGTCGAACTCCACCACCGGACCGGCGTCGTCAGGGACGGCGAGGACATCGTCTTCGTCGTCGTCCTCGCGGGACACCGCGACGAGGCGTTCCGGGCCGTCGAGGACGGGATCAACCGGCTGAAAGACGAGGTACCCCTGTTCAAGAAGGAGGTTACGGTCGACGACGAGTACTGGGTTCACGAGCGTTCGTGATCGTTTCGCGGGTCGACCACAAGGGCTTTCTATCCGGCGAACGGTTCTAGAAACAAGTCGGGGACGTGATGTAGCGACGGACGTTCCACCGCGATCGGGACCAGGGAGATAACAGGTTAGAAGTGGTTTTAAAATTTCTAACCGGTTCTCAGGCGATCGTAAAACCCATCGTAAATCGGACTAAAAGGTCGCTTACCCACAGGATATCTGAACGCAATCGAAACGCCGCTAACCATCCGTCCTTTATAACATGTCTCTCCCACAACGGATGGATGTCGATGAGCACGACAGCCCAACCCTCCACGGAAAGCAAAGAACACCGCCTGAAGCGCTACCTGCGCGAACGCGCAGAAGACGGAGAGCTGTACTTCAAAGGGAAGTTCATCGCAGACGACGTCGGCATGTCCCCGAAAGAGATCGGCGCGCTGATGGTCAAGCTCTCGGAGTCCGCGACCGACCTCGAGATCGAGAAGTGGTCGTACACGAGCGCGACCACGTGGCGCGTCGAACCCGCCTGATCGCCCATCGGCACATCCAACGCGTACGTCCTGACCCCACACGCACCCACGAACCGCAACACGCCACGCACCTCACGCACCCACCCTCTCACGCACGCAGGCGATCATCCCACGCTCCGCTCACCAGCCGCCTGCGATCACCCACCTGTTACGCCGGCGCGTCGGCCGCCGACGCCATCCGGCATCCGATCGGCCATCGCGCGTCGGTCCCGTCGGCCGACGTGCTGGTCCCCGTCAGCACGTCTCCGTTCGTTCACGCACGTCCTGAACGGAGACGCGCCAGCGACCCGGAACAGCGACGCCCTCACGCAGTTCCCGTCGAAAACGGGGACGCCTGCCGACGACAGGCGATTTATACGAGCCGGCGAGTAAACACGGGTAATGGAGGACGTCGATTCGTCCAGATTCAATCCGTCAGCGCGAGGCGGATCGACACTCGATGCGGGCCCGCCGATCGATCGCATCGAGTCCGTGTTTGCCGTCTACGAGACGCGAACCGAGGGCGACCGACTGGTCTACTACGGCGACCCGCTTCGCCCGCCCGAACAGGTGATCCGCGAGCTGTGGCCGGCGTTTCGGGAAACGGGGTACGAACCCCAGCTGACGATCCGCCACGGCGAGTACGTCCTCGTCGCCGAACCGACGGAGATCGGTATCGACGGGATCCCGTGGACGAACCTGGTGCTGTTCCTGGCGACGATCGTCTCGACGCTGTTTGCCGGCGCACAGTGGTACTACTTCGATCCGTTCTCGAACCCGGCGGAACTGCTCCGCGCGTGGCCGTTTACCGCCGCGGTCCTGGGCGTCTGGAGCGTCCACGAGATGGGCCACTACGTCATGAGCCGCTACCACCGCGTCGACGCCTCGCTGCCGTACTTCATCCCCGTCCCGTCGCTCATCGGGACGATGGGCGCGGTCATCAAGATGAAGGGGCGCATGCCCGATCGGAAGGCGCTGTTCGACATCGGCGTCGCCGGGCCGCTCGCTGGGCTGATTGCGACGGTCGTCGTCACGATAATCGGGCTGCATCTGCCGCCCGTCACCGCACCCCCGGGGCTGGTCAACGATCCCGACGCGTTCCAGATCAACCTCGGCTATCCGCTGTTGCTGGAGTGGCTCGCGGCGCTGTTCGATCAGCCGCTGTACCGCGACGATCCGGCGACCGCGGTAAACCCGGTCGTCATCGGCGGCTGGGTCGGCATGTTCGTCACGTTCCTCAACCTGATCCCGGTCGGCCAGCTAGACGGCGGCCACATCCTCCGGGCGATGACCGGCGAGTTCCAGGAGACGATCGCGGCTCTCGTCCCCGGCGTGCTCTTCGCGCTCGCCGCCTACCTCTACTACATCGCGGACTACGGCCGGTACGCCGTGTTCATCTGGGTATTCTGGGGCTTCCTGACCGCCGTGATTGCGGCCGTCGGTCCCGCCCAGCCGGTCGACGACGACGGACTGGACCGCGGCCGGTTCCTGCTCGGGGTCGTCACCTTCGCCCTCGGCGCGCTCTGTTTCATGGCGGTGCCGATCGAGATGATTCCCTAGCCGTGCGTGTAGCCCCGATCGGCGAGTGAGTCCCCGTCGAGGGAGACTCCGTCCGCGAGGACGGACCCGATCGGCGTCAGCGCAACCGGTGTGTCCGCGCGAGCCGCGGCCACGTCGTCTTCGGGGATCGTACAGACGAGTTCGAAGTCCTCGCCGAACGTCGTCGCCCGATCGAGCGCCTCGCGCTCGCTGTCGGTCGTCTCGAAGACGGCGTCATCGATCGGGATGGAGTCCGACTCGATGGCGAACCCGCAGTCGCTCGCCTCGGCGAGCTGGTGGAGCGATCGGGCGAGACCGTCGCTCGAGTCCATCATGGCCGTCGCGTGGGGGGCGAGCGCCCGGCCGGCCGCGACGCGGGGCTCGAACTGGAACAGGTCGTTCCCGCGCTCGTGATCGCCTCGCTCGAACTGAGCGATCGCCGCCGCGGTGCGTCCCAGCGTGCCGGTGACGCAGACGACGTCACCGGGGCGCGCCCCGCCCCGACGGACCGGGTCGGTCGTTCGGCCGATAGCGGTCGTCGAGACGGTGAACTCGTCGTGCCCGTCGAGGTCGCCGCCGACGTACTCGGCGCCGACGGACTCGCAGACGTCGCTCGCGCCGCGAACGAACCCGAGCAGTTCCTCGCGATCGAATTCGGGAGCGGCGTAGGCGGCGACCGCGGCGATCGCCTCGGCCCCCATGGCCGCGACGTCCGACAGCGACGCCCCGACCGATCGCCAGCCGGCCGTATACCGGGTCGTCCCCGCGGGAAAGTCCGTCCGCTCGTGGAGCATGTCCGTCGTCACGACCAGCCCGTCGACGATCGCGGCGTCGTCGCCGACGGGATCGAGTTCGTCCGCCAGTAGTGTCAGGGCGGCCCGTTCGTCCATACCGCCCGTTTCGCGTCCAGCGCGAAAAACGACCCGGACCTGCCGGGTGACCGAATCGAGCGGGCGATCGTCTCGAAGCGAGACCGACGGCGGGAGACGGCCGGCCGTTGCTCGGCGTCCGCGCCGACGACCGGGCATGGAGCGCGATCGGGCGGGCTGGCCCGGATGAGCGAGCGTCGGCAACGCACGGTATCGGCTGTCAACGCCGCCAGAGAACAACGATGGCCTTAAATGCCGCCGACGGGAACCACACGCCAATGGCTACGATGTACGACGTTCCGGCGGACGACCTCATCGAGGCGCTCGCCGAGGACCTCGAGGACCGACTCGACGAACCCGACTGGAGCGAGTTCGTGAAGACTGGCGTCGACCGCGAACTCCCGCCCGAACAGGAGGACTTCTGGGCGACCCGCGCCGCCAGCCTCCTGCGCAAGGTGGCCGATCGCGGCCCCGTCGGCGTCGAACGACTCTCGACC includes:
- the lysS gene encoding lysine--tRNA ligase, whose protein sequence is MSSDQDDTATEPEPTPDAESPYTLQREDGDDVRHAFWADAVADRVEARVADQREATDGTSGEERPTSRDPEEPIVIKGGISPSGVPHLGNVNEIMRGYYVAEVLRERGHEVRQVFTADDRDPLRKLPRTLCDLDGNLVDLGEVDAGALGRNLGVPYTDVPDPFGCCDSYGDHFSTIIQDSADALDVPIDLLSDTDLYERGELEDVTRYVLEHRDRAREVLAEYQDKVDADYVPFNPICEECGKITETVTSVDVDAGDAGTVDYRCTDMDAGDRTIEGCGHEGTATLREGKLPWRFEWPAQWQVLGVDFEPFGKDHAEGSWPSGQDVARNVLGIEPPVPMVYEWFTLDGEPFSSSAGNVILVSDVLELLEPEVLRYFFAKDPAKARDFSIERLDQLVDEFDRLEAVYFGEVEADEDERAFADRVYPFVVEDPREDRVRLPYTFAAVLGMTDDPDLREEIARREGHISEDDPEWAVEDALARVEKARNWARRTENEFDYELKRTEIPDHDFDAATADALDELADFVAAGEDVDPDALQGEIYETAKRHDVPVGDFFAAGYRLFFDEDQGPKLGPFLAKVDREFVVDRLRRER
- the pyrH gene encoding UMP kinase, with protein sequence MKVVVSIGGSVLVPEPGADRVAEHAAVVEDLVADGCRVGAVVGGGGVAREYISAARDLGANEIELDQLGIDVTRLNARLLIAALGEDVVSAPARDYEDAGDALRQGHVSVMGGVAPAQTTDAVGAALAEYVDADLLVYATSVPGVYSADPNEDADATKYDELSAADLVDVIAGLEMNAGASAPVDLLAAKIIERSGMRTIVLDGTDPDRIARAVRHGDHEGTDVIPDGGGEEPTYWAQDDHE
- a CDS encoding CapA family protein — encoded protein: MTPRIGFTGDVMLGRLVDDRQRRRAVDAVWGDVLDRLRALDGLVINLECVLSTRGQQWRRTHRPFHFRADPDWAVPALERAGVDVCALANNHVLDYEEAALRDTIDHLDEAGIAHAGAGETIDEALDPAAVSIADLDVAVVSFTDNTPEYAADEESPGTAWIDVTVDDGKTRRRVREALDRSRESDTDLLVASLHWGPNMVTEPPDTFGEFGRWLVEEGVDLIHGHSAHVFQGIEVHEGAPIVYDAGDFVDDYAVDAELRNDRGFLFELAVTEAGTPTELRLHPTEIEGCAVHEASSEAAAWSREVMRDRSAEFGTTFDRDGEALVLPLEG
- a CDS encoding molybdopterin synthase produces the protein MHVLGCLNRGAGEERREQVVDRVVDRLAREGRVGVVRYDATIADGAHEALTVGGDVTYGLGADGDWTASGTGMTVGDAIDALAPDCDYAVVTGVPDLQYPVIAVGGDADDRDDVLATVDRAGELDEDALVTALEERDPHETLDSLVARVKRAPEAELSGAIATFTGRVRAKDDPDDARTEFLEFEKYDGVADGRMATIEAELEARDGVLAVELHHRTGVVRDGEDIVFVVVLAGHRDEAFRAVEDGINRLKDEVPLFKKEVTVDDEYWVHERS
- a CDS encoding DUF7123 family protein — protein: MSMSTTAQPSTESKEHRLKRYLRERAEDGELYFKGKFIADDVGMSPKEIGALMVKLSESATDLEIEKWSYTSATTWRVEPA
- a CDS encoding site-2 protease family protein, which produces MEDVDSSRFNPSARGGSTLDAGPPIDRIESVFAVYETRTEGDRLVYYGDPLRPPEQVIRELWPAFRETGYEPQLTIRHGEYVLVAEPTEIGIDGIPWTNLVLFLATIVSTLFAGAQWYYFDPFSNPAELLRAWPFTAAVLGVWSVHEMGHYVMSRYHRVDASLPYFIPVPSLIGTMGAVIKMKGRMPDRKALFDIGVAGPLAGLIATVVVTIIGLHLPPVTAPPGLVNDPDAFQINLGYPLLLEWLAALFDQPLYRDDPATAVNPVVIGGWVGMFVTFLNLIPVGQLDGGHILRAMTGEFQETIAALVPGVLFALAAYLYYIADYGRYAVFIWVFWGFLTAVIAAVGPAQPVDDDGLDRGRFLLGVVTFALGALCFMAVPIEMIP
- the thiL gene encoding thiamine-phosphate kinase, translating into MDERAALTLLADELDPVGDDAAIVDGLVVTTDMLHERTDFPAGTTRYTAGWRSVGASLSDVAAMGAEAIAAVAAYAAPEFDREELLGFVRGASDVCESVGAEYVGGDLDGHDEFTVSTTAIGRTTDPVRRGGARPGDVVCVTGTLGRTAAAIAQFERGDHERGNDLFQFEPRVAAGRALAPHATAMMDSSDGLARSLHQLAEASDCGFAIESDSIPIDDAVFETTDSEREALDRATTFGEDFELVCTIPEDDVAAARADTPVALTPIGSVLADGVSLDGDSLADRGYTHG